The proteins below come from a single Phocoena sinus isolate mPhoSin1 chromosome 2, mPhoSin1.pri, whole genome shotgun sequence genomic window:
- the FAN1 gene encoding fanconi-associated nuclease 1 isoform X3, which translates to MMSVGKSSKKRPRRSLSSSKTKKNASNSIIAFFNNVPPVKLACPICSKMVPRYDLNRHLDEMCANNGDITPADPGHVDLSSNVSTVDLTNIALEDVAPEKSSPSKINLTPGQSDAAKMGIKQQTSPYFKSSDDAVCRNQDGLRHHNVKVIPLGSLSSKLSRRYIKAKRSIDKSEGFANQSPQSFSSTGVRSLVDQCSEMEGQDQLLENSSQKENMFACNSLEEPSTPEHIVGGSTIMEAEGLTAAQECGRSTLNPTFSDNSPVLPSPDLTLGHKLKSASEDHLAKQESIKGTDDKGVENCEAGDCEEVKMTFVSQAPTQSSHWEAKSHNSTHDASIWSDSQALPPEGDSRSKNESTDRIPLEQGSSCDVSRVTSPAPPDHPYYLRSFLVVLKAVFENEEDRMLFDEHEKGVITKFHQLSASGQKLYVRLFQRKFGWIKMNKLEYEEISADLTPVVRELTHAGFLQTESELQELSEVLELLSAPELKALAKTFHLVNPSGQKQQLVNAFLKLAKQRSVCTWRKNQPGIGAVILKRAKDWAGQSLRVCRDPRAVFSRVLLLFSLTHEVEEEEAACGGQGQLSTVLLVNLGRMEFPRYTVSRKTQIFQDREDLIRYAAAAHMLNDISTAMASGAWEEARELARCAKQDWDRLKGHPSLRYHEKLPLFLRCFTVGWVYTRILSRTVEILQRLHMYEEAVKELENLLSQKVYCPDSRGRWWDRLALNLHQHLKRLEPAIKCITAGLADPDVRTGHRLSLYQRAVRLRASPSCQKYAHLFRQLPEVTVDDVKHGFTGKGPPSARCTASSYGMSSSWTGYQTPSETPTRRPRWTSARTASSPAEHQPSRPGCGRFTVPPRRACGPGWQPRGRPRKAGWPPLSAGIALLLFSKPRILCPAWGAPSSVVCAGTWPRTSDTAEGASLTWWCGAPKVTTLSWWK; encoded by the exons ATGATGTCTGTAGGGAAATCCTCAAAAAAAAGACCTCGTAGAAGTTTATCGAgtagcaaaactaaaaaaaatgcaTCTAACTCTATTATTGCGTTTTTTAACAACGTACCGCCTGTTAAACTTGCCTGCCCCATTTGTAGTAAAATGGTGCCAAGATACGACCTAAACCGTCACCTTGATGAAATGTGTGCTAACAACGGTGACATCACTCCAGCTGACCCTGGGCATGTTGACTTAAGTTCAAATGTGTCCACAGTAGATTTGACCAATATTGCCTTAGAAGATGTAGCACCAGAGAAGTCGTCACCATCAAAGATCAATTTAACCCCTGGCCAAAGTGATGCAGcaaaaatgggcataaaacaGCAGACCAGCCCGTATTTTAAGAGTAGTGATGATGCAGTGTGCAGAAATCAAGATGGGCTGAGACATCATAATGTGAAAGTCATCCCTCTGGGAAGCCTGTCATCTAAATTGTCCAGAAGATACATAAAGGCTAAAAGATCAATAGATAAGAGTGAGGGATTCGCCAATCAGAGTCCACAGAGTTTCTCGTCCACAGGGGTTAGGAGCCTGGTGGATCAGTGTTCAGAGATGGAAGGCCAGGATCAGCTTTTGGAGAATAGTTCtcaaaaggaaaacatgtttgCCTGTAATTCTCTGGAGGAACCAAGCACTCCCGAACATATTGTGGGAGGCTCTACAATAATGGAAGCTGAAGGCCTAACGGCTGCACAGGAATGTGGGAGATCAACTCTCAACCCCACCTTCTCAGATAATTCTCCCGTGTTACCTTCACCAGATTTAACTCTTGGGCATAAATTAAAGTCTGCTTCAGAGGACCATCTTGCAAAGCAGGAGAGTATCAAAGGAACAGATGATAAAGGTGTTGAAAACTGTGAAGCTGGTGATTGTGAAGAGGTAAAAATGACTTTTGTTTCACAAGCTCCAACCCAGTCATCACATTGGGAGGCAAAATCTCATAATTCTACACACGATGCTTCTATATGGAGTGACAGCCAAGCACTTCCTCCAGAAGGTGACAGTCGCTCAAAGAATGAAAGCACTGACCGAATTCCTTTGGAGCAGGGGTCAAGCTGTGATGTTTCCCGTGTAACAAGTCCAGCACCACCGGACCATCCTTACTACCTTCGGAGTTTCCTCGTGGTGCTGAAAGCCGTGTTTGAGAATGAAGAAGACAGGATGCTCTTTGATGAGCACGAGAAGGGCGTTATAACTAAATTTCATCAATTATCAG CTAGCGGTCAGAAGTTATATGTCAGACTTTTTCAACGTAAATTCGGCTGGATTAAGATGAACAAACTGGAATATGAAGAGATCTCCGCTGACTTAACCCCGGTGGTTAGAGAGTTGACGCATGCAGGCTTCCTGCAGACGG aatcTGAGTTGCAAGAACTGTCTGAGGTGCTCGAGCTCCTTTCTGCTCCGGAATTGAAAGCCCTGGCAAAGACCTTCCACTTGGTGAATCCCAGTgggcagaagcagcagctggTGAATGCGTTTCTCAAATTGGCCAAACAGCGTTCAGTCTGCACTTGGCGCAAGAATCAGCCTGGCATTGGTGCAGTGATTTTGAAAAG AGCTAAAGACTGGGCGGGACAGTCTCTGAGAGTGTGTAGAGACCCCCGGGCTGTGTTCTCCCGGGTCCTGCTGCTGTTTTCACTGACCCACGAGGTGGAAGAGGAGGAGGCGGCCTGTGGCGGGCAGGGCCAGCTTTCTACGGTGCTGCTGGTCAACCTTGGCCGCATGGAGTTTCCCAGGTATACCGTCAGTCGGAAAACCCAAATCTTCCAGGATAGAGAGGATCTCATCAG GTACGCAGCGGCCGCGCACATGCTGAACGACATCTCCACCGCGATGGCCAGCGGGGCCTGGGAGGAAGCCAGGGAGCTCGCTCGGTGTGCAAAGCAGGATTGGGACAGACTGAAAGGCCACCCGTCCCTGAG ATACCACGAGAAGTTACCACTGTTTCTCCGCTGTTTTACCGTTGGTTGGGTTTATACGAGGATTTTGTCCCGAACCGTTGAAATACTGCAGAGACTTCACATGTACGAG GAAGCCGTCAAGGAGCTGGAAAACCTTTTGTCCCAGAAAGTGTACTGTCCTGACAGCAGAGGCCGGTGGTGGGACCGGCTGGCTCTCAACTTGCACCAGCACCTGAAGCGCCTGGAGCCG GCCATCAAGTGCATCACAGCAGGGCTGGCGGATCCGGACGTGCGGACAGGCCACCGCCTCTCGCTGTATCAGAGGGCCGTGCGCCTGCGGGCCTCTCCCAGCTGCCAGAAGTACGCGCACCTCTTCCGTCAGCTCCCAGAAGTCACTGTGGATGACGTCAAACAT GGATTCACGGGGAAGGGTCCACCTTCAGCACGCTGTACGGCCTCCTCCTATGGGATGTCATCTTCATGGACGGGATACCAGACGCCTTCAGAAACGCCTACCAG GCGGCCCCGCTGGACCTCTGCACGGACAGCTTCTTCGCCAGCAGAGCACCAGCCATCGAGGCCCGGCTGCGGCAGATTCACGGTGCCCCCGCGGAGAGCCTGCGGGCCTGGGTGGCAGCCGCGTGGCAGGCCCAGGAAGGCAGGGTGGCCTCCCTTGTCAGCTGGGATCGCTTTGCTTCTCTTCAGCAAGCCCAG GATCTTGTGTCCTGCCTGGGGGGCCCCATCCTCAGTGGTGTGTGCCGGCACCTGGCCACGGACTTCCGACACTGCCGAGGGGGCCTCCCTGACCTGGTGGTGTGGAGCTCCCAAAGTCACCACGTTAAG CTGGTGGAAGTGA
- the FAN1 gene encoding fanconi-associated nuclease 1 isoform X2 encodes MEGQDQLLENSSQKENMFACNSLEEPSTPEHIVGGSTIMEAEGLTAAQECGRSTLNPTFSDNSPVLPSPDLTLGHKLKSASEDHLAKQESIKGTDDKGVENCEAGDCEEVKMTFVSQAPTQSSHWEAKSHNSTHDASIWSDSQALPPEGDSRSKNESTDRIPLEQGSSCDVSRVTSPAPPDHPYYLRSFLVVLKAVFENEEDRMLFDEHEKGVITKFHQLSASGQKLYVRLFQRKFGWIKMNKLEYEEISADLTPVVRELTHAGFLQTESELQELSEVLELLSAPELKALAKTFHLVNPSGQKQQLVNAFLKLAKQRSVCTWRKNQPGIGAVILKRAKDWAGQSLRVCRDPRAVFSRVLLLFSLTHEVEEEEAACGGQGQLSTVLLVNLGRMEFPRYTVSRKTQIFQDREDLIRYAAAAHMLNDISTAMASGAWEEARELARCAKQDWDRLKGHPSLRYHEKLPLFLRCFTVGWVYTRILSRTVEILQRLHMYEEAVKELENLLSQKVYCPDSRGRWWDRLALNLHQHLKRLEPAIKCITAGLADPDVRTGHRLSLYQRAVRLRASPSCQKYAHLFRQLPEVTVDDVKHVTVTGRLCPQSGPGKSVFVLEAGGTAPATVLCSVEELALAHYRRCGFDQGIHGEGSTFSTLYGLLLWDVIFMDGIPDAFRNAYQAAPLDLCTDSFFASRAPAIEARLRQIHGAPAESLRAWVAAAWQAQEGRVASLVSWDRFASLQQAQDLVSCLGGPILSGVCRHLATDFRHCRGGLPDLVVWSSQSHHVKLVEVKGPNDRLSQKQMIWLDELHRLGADVEVCHVAAVGAKSRGPN; translated from the exons ATGGAAGGCCAGGATCAGCTTTTGGAGAATAGTTCtcaaaaggaaaacatgtttgCCTGTAATTCTCTGGAGGAACCAAGCACTCCCGAACATATTGTGGGAGGCTCTACAATAATGGAAGCTGAAGGCCTAACGGCTGCACAGGAATGTGGGAGATCAACTCTCAACCCCACCTTCTCAGATAATTCTCCCGTGTTACCTTCACCAGATTTAACTCTTGGGCATAAATTAAAGTCTGCTTCAGAGGACCATCTTGCAAAGCAGGAGAGTATCAAAGGAACAGATGATAAAGGTGTTGAAAACTGTGAAGCTGGTGATTGTGAAGAGGTAAAAATGACTTTTGTTTCACAAGCTCCAACCCAGTCATCACATTGGGAGGCAAAATCTCATAATTCTACACACGATGCTTCTATATGGAGTGACAGCCAAGCACTTCCTCCAGAAGGTGACAGTCGCTCAAAGAATGAAAGCACTGACCGAATTCCTTTGGAGCAGGGGTCAAGCTGTGATGTTTCCCGTGTAACAAGTCCAGCACCACCGGACCATCCTTACTACCTTCGGAGTTTCCTCGTGGTGCTGAAAGCCGTGTTTGAGAATGAAGAAGACAGGATGCTCTTTGATGAGCACGAGAAGGGCGTTATAACTAAATTTCATCAATTATCAG CTAGCGGTCAGAAGTTATATGTCAGACTTTTTCAACGTAAATTCGGCTGGATTAAGATGAACAAACTGGAATATGAAGAGATCTCCGCTGACTTAACCCCGGTGGTTAGAGAGTTGACGCATGCAGGCTTCCTGCAGACGG aatcTGAGTTGCAAGAACTGTCTGAGGTGCTCGAGCTCCTTTCTGCTCCGGAATTGAAAGCCCTGGCAAAGACCTTCCACTTGGTGAATCCCAGTgggcagaagcagcagctggTGAATGCGTTTCTCAAATTGGCCAAACAGCGTTCAGTCTGCACTTGGCGCAAGAATCAGCCTGGCATTGGTGCAGTGATTTTGAAAAG AGCTAAAGACTGGGCGGGACAGTCTCTGAGAGTGTGTAGAGACCCCCGGGCTGTGTTCTCCCGGGTCCTGCTGCTGTTTTCACTGACCCACGAGGTGGAAGAGGAGGAGGCGGCCTGTGGCGGGCAGGGCCAGCTTTCTACGGTGCTGCTGGTCAACCTTGGCCGCATGGAGTTTCCCAGGTATACCGTCAGTCGGAAAACCCAAATCTTCCAGGATAGAGAGGATCTCATCAG GTACGCAGCGGCCGCGCACATGCTGAACGACATCTCCACCGCGATGGCCAGCGGGGCCTGGGAGGAAGCCAGGGAGCTCGCTCGGTGTGCAAAGCAGGATTGGGACAGACTGAAAGGCCACCCGTCCCTGAG ATACCACGAGAAGTTACCACTGTTTCTCCGCTGTTTTACCGTTGGTTGGGTTTATACGAGGATTTTGTCCCGAACCGTTGAAATACTGCAGAGACTTCACATGTACGAG GAAGCCGTCAAGGAGCTGGAAAACCTTTTGTCCCAGAAAGTGTACTGTCCTGACAGCAGAGGCCGGTGGTGGGACCGGCTGGCTCTCAACTTGCACCAGCACCTGAAGCGCCTGGAGCCG GCCATCAAGTGCATCACAGCAGGGCTGGCGGATCCGGACGTGCGGACAGGCCACCGCCTCTCGCTGTATCAGAGGGCCGTGCGCCTGCGGGCCTCTCCCAGCTGCCAGAAGTACGCGCACCTCTTCCGTCAGCTCCCAGAAGTCACTGTGGATGACGTCAAACAT GTGACCGTCACGGGCCGGCTCTGCCCACAGTCTGGGCCGGGCAAGTCTGTCTTCGTGCTGGAGGCTGGGGGGACCGCCCCTGCCACCGTCCTGTGCTCTGTGGAGGAGCTGGCGCTGGCCCATTACAGACGCTGTGGCTTCGACCAGG GGATTCACGGGGAAGGGTCCACCTTCAGCACGCTGTACGGCCTCCTCCTATGGGATGTCATCTTCATGGACGGGATACCAGACGCCTTCAGAAACGCCTACCAG GCGGCCCCGCTGGACCTCTGCACGGACAGCTTCTTCGCCAGCAGAGCACCAGCCATCGAGGCCCGGCTGCGGCAGATTCACGGTGCCCCCGCGGAGAGCCTGCGGGCCTGGGTGGCAGCCGCGTGGCAGGCCCAGGAAGGCAGGGTGGCCTCCCTTGTCAGCTGGGATCGCTTTGCTTCTCTTCAGCAAGCCCAG GATCTTGTGTCCTGCCTGGGGGGCCCCATCCTCAGTGGTGTGTGCCGGCACCTGGCCACGGACTTCCGACACTGCCGAGGGGGCCTCCCTGACCTGGTGGTGTGGAGCTCCCAAAGTCACCACGTTAAG CTGGTGGAAGTGAAGGGCCCCAATGACCGTCTTTCGCAAAAGCAGATGATCTGGCTGGATGAGCTGCACCGGCTTGGGGCGGACGTGGAGGTCTGCCATGTGGCTGCAGTCGGAGCCAAGAGCAGGGGCCCCAACTGA
- the FAN1 gene encoding fanconi-associated nuclease 1 isoform X1, translating to MMSVGKSSKKRPRRSLSSSKTKKNASNSIIAFFNNVPPVKLACPICSKMVPRYDLNRHLDEMCANNGDITPADPGHVDLSSNVSTVDLTNIALEDVAPEKSSPSKINLTPGQSDAAKMGIKQQTSPYFKSSDDAVCRNQDGLRHHNVKVIPLGSLSSKLSRRYIKAKRSIDKSEGFANQSPQSFSSTGVRSLVDQCSEMEGQDQLLENSSQKENMFACNSLEEPSTPEHIVGGSTIMEAEGLTAAQECGRSTLNPTFSDNSPVLPSPDLTLGHKLKSASEDHLAKQESIKGTDDKGVENCEAGDCEEVKMTFVSQAPTQSSHWEAKSHNSTHDASIWSDSQALPPEGDSRSKNESTDRIPLEQGSSCDVSRVTSPAPPDHPYYLRSFLVVLKAVFENEEDRMLFDEHEKGVITKFHQLSASGQKLYVRLFQRKFGWIKMNKLEYEEISADLTPVVRELTHAGFLQTESELQELSEVLELLSAPELKALAKTFHLVNPSGQKQQLVNAFLKLAKQRSVCTWRKNQPGIGAVILKRAKDWAGQSLRVCRDPRAVFSRVLLLFSLTHEVEEEEAACGGQGQLSTVLLVNLGRMEFPRYTVSRKTQIFQDREDLIRYAAAAHMLNDISTAMASGAWEEARELARCAKQDWDRLKGHPSLRYHEKLPLFLRCFTVGWVYTRILSRTVEILQRLHMYEEAVKELENLLSQKVYCPDSRGRWWDRLALNLHQHLKRLEPAIKCITAGLADPDVRTGHRLSLYQRAVRLRASPSCQKYAHLFRQLPEVTVDDVKHVTVTGRLCPQSGPGKSVFVLEAGGTAPATVLCSVEELALAHYRRCGFDQGIHGEGSTFSTLYGLLLWDVIFMDGIPDAFRNAYQAAPLDLCTDSFFASRAPAIEARLRQIHGAPAESLRAWVAAAWQAQEGRVASLVSWDRFASLQQAQDLVSCLGGPILSGVCRHLATDFRHCRGGLPDLVVWSSQSHHVKLVEVKGPNDRLSQKQMIWLDELHRLGADVEVCHVAAVGAKSRGPN from the exons ATGATGTCTGTAGGGAAATCCTCAAAAAAAAGACCTCGTAGAAGTTTATCGAgtagcaaaactaaaaaaaatgcaTCTAACTCTATTATTGCGTTTTTTAACAACGTACCGCCTGTTAAACTTGCCTGCCCCATTTGTAGTAAAATGGTGCCAAGATACGACCTAAACCGTCACCTTGATGAAATGTGTGCTAACAACGGTGACATCACTCCAGCTGACCCTGGGCATGTTGACTTAAGTTCAAATGTGTCCACAGTAGATTTGACCAATATTGCCTTAGAAGATGTAGCACCAGAGAAGTCGTCACCATCAAAGATCAATTTAACCCCTGGCCAAAGTGATGCAGcaaaaatgggcataaaacaGCAGACCAGCCCGTATTTTAAGAGTAGTGATGATGCAGTGTGCAGAAATCAAGATGGGCTGAGACATCATAATGTGAAAGTCATCCCTCTGGGAAGCCTGTCATCTAAATTGTCCAGAAGATACATAAAGGCTAAAAGATCAATAGATAAGAGTGAGGGATTCGCCAATCAGAGTCCACAGAGTTTCTCGTCCACAGGGGTTAGGAGCCTGGTGGATCAGTGTTCAGAGATGGAAGGCCAGGATCAGCTTTTGGAGAATAGTTCtcaaaaggaaaacatgtttgCCTGTAATTCTCTGGAGGAACCAAGCACTCCCGAACATATTGTGGGAGGCTCTACAATAATGGAAGCTGAAGGCCTAACGGCTGCACAGGAATGTGGGAGATCAACTCTCAACCCCACCTTCTCAGATAATTCTCCCGTGTTACCTTCACCAGATTTAACTCTTGGGCATAAATTAAAGTCTGCTTCAGAGGACCATCTTGCAAAGCAGGAGAGTATCAAAGGAACAGATGATAAAGGTGTTGAAAACTGTGAAGCTGGTGATTGTGAAGAGGTAAAAATGACTTTTGTTTCACAAGCTCCAACCCAGTCATCACATTGGGAGGCAAAATCTCATAATTCTACACACGATGCTTCTATATGGAGTGACAGCCAAGCACTTCCTCCAGAAGGTGACAGTCGCTCAAAGAATGAAAGCACTGACCGAATTCCTTTGGAGCAGGGGTCAAGCTGTGATGTTTCCCGTGTAACAAGTCCAGCACCACCGGACCATCCTTACTACCTTCGGAGTTTCCTCGTGGTGCTGAAAGCCGTGTTTGAGAATGAAGAAGACAGGATGCTCTTTGATGAGCACGAGAAGGGCGTTATAACTAAATTTCATCAATTATCAG CTAGCGGTCAGAAGTTATATGTCAGACTTTTTCAACGTAAATTCGGCTGGATTAAGATGAACAAACTGGAATATGAAGAGATCTCCGCTGACTTAACCCCGGTGGTTAGAGAGTTGACGCATGCAGGCTTCCTGCAGACGG aatcTGAGTTGCAAGAACTGTCTGAGGTGCTCGAGCTCCTTTCTGCTCCGGAATTGAAAGCCCTGGCAAAGACCTTCCACTTGGTGAATCCCAGTgggcagaagcagcagctggTGAATGCGTTTCTCAAATTGGCCAAACAGCGTTCAGTCTGCACTTGGCGCAAGAATCAGCCTGGCATTGGTGCAGTGATTTTGAAAAG AGCTAAAGACTGGGCGGGACAGTCTCTGAGAGTGTGTAGAGACCCCCGGGCTGTGTTCTCCCGGGTCCTGCTGCTGTTTTCACTGACCCACGAGGTGGAAGAGGAGGAGGCGGCCTGTGGCGGGCAGGGCCAGCTTTCTACGGTGCTGCTGGTCAACCTTGGCCGCATGGAGTTTCCCAGGTATACCGTCAGTCGGAAAACCCAAATCTTCCAGGATAGAGAGGATCTCATCAG GTACGCAGCGGCCGCGCACATGCTGAACGACATCTCCACCGCGATGGCCAGCGGGGCCTGGGAGGAAGCCAGGGAGCTCGCTCGGTGTGCAAAGCAGGATTGGGACAGACTGAAAGGCCACCCGTCCCTGAG ATACCACGAGAAGTTACCACTGTTTCTCCGCTGTTTTACCGTTGGTTGGGTTTATACGAGGATTTTGTCCCGAACCGTTGAAATACTGCAGAGACTTCACATGTACGAG GAAGCCGTCAAGGAGCTGGAAAACCTTTTGTCCCAGAAAGTGTACTGTCCTGACAGCAGAGGCCGGTGGTGGGACCGGCTGGCTCTCAACTTGCACCAGCACCTGAAGCGCCTGGAGCCG GCCATCAAGTGCATCACAGCAGGGCTGGCGGATCCGGACGTGCGGACAGGCCACCGCCTCTCGCTGTATCAGAGGGCCGTGCGCCTGCGGGCCTCTCCCAGCTGCCAGAAGTACGCGCACCTCTTCCGTCAGCTCCCAGAAGTCACTGTGGATGACGTCAAACAT GTGACCGTCACGGGCCGGCTCTGCCCACAGTCTGGGCCGGGCAAGTCTGTCTTCGTGCTGGAGGCTGGGGGGACCGCCCCTGCCACCGTCCTGTGCTCTGTGGAGGAGCTGGCGCTGGCCCATTACAGACGCTGTGGCTTCGACCAGG GGATTCACGGGGAAGGGTCCACCTTCAGCACGCTGTACGGCCTCCTCCTATGGGATGTCATCTTCATGGACGGGATACCAGACGCCTTCAGAAACGCCTACCAG GCGGCCCCGCTGGACCTCTGCACGGACAGCTTCTTCGCCAGCAGAGCACCAGCCATCGAGGCCCGGCTGCGGCAGATTCACGGTGCCCCCGCGGAGAGCCTGCGGGCCTGGGTGGCAGCCGCGTGGCAGGCCCAGGAAGGCAGGGTGGCCTCCCTTGTCAGCTGGGATCGCTTTGCTTCTCTTCAGCAAGCCCAG GATCTTGTGTCCTGCCTGGGGGGCCCCATCCTCAGTGGTGTGTGCCGGCACCTGGCCACGGACTTCCGACACTGCCGAGGGGGCCTCCCTGACCTGGTGGTGTGGAGCTCCCAAAGTCACCACGTTAAG CTGGTGGAAGTGAAGGGCCCCAATGACCGTCTTTCGCAAAAGCAGATGATCTGGCTGGATGAGCTGCACCGGCTTGGGGCGGACGTGGAGGTCTGCCATGTGGCTGCAGTCGGAGCCAAGAGCAGGGGCCCCAACTGA